A single region of the Leptothrix cholodnii SP-6 genome encodes:
- a CDS encoding O-succinylhomoserine sulfhydrylase: MSRSTREPGRLPRVDLPTDVRLETIAVREGLPATPWGENSEALFLTSSFVHPDAATAAARFANEEEAFVYSRFTNPTTMMMERRLAALEGTEACIATSSGMSAIMLLVMGLLKSGDHIICSRSVFGSTIKLLQAEFGKFGVQTTFVSQTDVAEWRAALQPNTRLLFAETPSNPLTEVCDIRALADIAHGAGALLAVDNCFCSPALQQPVKLGADLIIHSGTKYLDGQGRVVAGAVCGPAALIDGPFMALMRSAGMCLSPFNAWVVLKGLETLSIRMKAQSETALALAQWLEVQPQVARVYYPGLPSHPQHELAMAQQGGSGGAVVSFVTRGDAADAARANAFAVIDATRICSITSNLGDTKTTVTHPSSTSHGRLTEPQRLAAGITQGMIRVAVGLEHIDDLKTDLARGLALI; encoded by the coding sequence ATGAGCCGATCAACCCGAGAGCCCGGCCGCCTGCCGCGCGTCGATCTGCCGACCGATGTCCGGCTGGAAACCATCGCGGTGCGTGAAGGCCTGCCCGCCACGCCCTGGGGCGAGAACTCCGAGGCGCTGTTCCTGACCAGCAGCTTCGTGCATCCCGATGCCGCGACGGCGGCGGCGCGGTTCGCCAATGAAGAAGAGGCGTTCGTCTACAGTCGCTTCACCAACCCGACCACGATGATGATGGAGCGCCGGCTGGCGGCGCTCGAGGGCACCGAGGCCTGCATCGCCACCAGCAGCGGCATGTCGGCCATCATGCTGCTGGTGATGGGGCTGCTGAAGTCGGGCGATCACATCATCTGCTCGCGCAGCGTGTTCGGCTCGACCATCAAGCTGCTGCAGGCCGAGTTCGGCAAGTTCGGCGTGCAGACCACGTTCGTCTCGCAGACCGACGTGGCCGAGTGGCGCGCCGCGCTGCAGCCCAACACCCGGCTGCTGTTTGCCGAGACGCCCAGCAATCCGCTGACCGAGGTCTGCGACATCCGCGCACTGGCCGACATCGCCCACGGTGCGGGCGCGCTGCTGGCGGTCGACAACTGCTTCTGCTCGCCGGCGCTGCAGCAGCCCGTCAAGCTGGGCGCCGACCTGATCATCCATTCGGGCACCAAGTACCTCGACGGCCAGGGCCGCGTGGTGGCCGGTGCCGTCTGCGGCCCGGCGGCGCTGATCGACGGCCCGTTCATGGCCCTGATGCGCTCGGCCGGCATGTGCCTGTCGCCGTTCAATGCCTGGGTGGTGCTGAAGGGACTCGAGACCTTGTCGATCCGCATGAAGGCGCAGAGCGAGACCGCGCTGGCGCTGGCGCAGTGGCTGGAGGTGCAGCCGCAGGTGGCTCGGGTCTATTACCCGGGCCTGCCGTCGCATCCTCAGCACGAGCTGGCGATGGCGCAGCAGGGCGGCTCAGGCGGTGCGGTGGTCAGTTTCGTGACCCGCGGTGACGCGGCCGATGCGGCGCGTGCCAACGCGTTCGCGGTGATCGACGCGACCCGGATCTGCTCGATCACGTCCAACCTGGGCGACACCAAGACCACCGTCACGCACCCGTCGAGCACCTCGCACGGCCGCCTGACCGAGCCGCAGCGCCTGGCCGCCGGCATCACGCAGGGCATGATCCGCGTGGCGGTCGGCCTGGAACACATCGATGACCTGAAGACCGACCTCGCGCGCGGCCTGGCCCTGATCTGA